A single Camarhynchus parvulus chromosome 5, STF_HiC, whole genome shotgun sequence DNA region contains:
- the ERH gene encoding enhancer of rudimentary homolog, translating to MSHTILLVQPTKRPEGRTYADYESVNECMEGVCKMYEEHLKRMNPNSPSITYDISQLFDFIDDLADLSCLVYRADTQTYQPYNKDWIKEKIYVLLRRQAQQASK from the exons ATG tctcACACAATTCTACTTGTCCAGCCTACCAAGAGGCCAGAAGGCAGAACATATGCTGATTATGAATCGGTGAATGAATGCATGGAAG GAGTCTGTAAAATGTATGAAGAGCATCTGAAGAGAATGAATCCCAACAGTCCATCCATTACATATGATATCAGCCAGTTGTTTGACTTCATTGATGACTTGGCAGACCTCAGCTGTCTTGT TTACCGTGCTGATACTCAGACATACCAACCGTACAACAAAGACTGGATAAAGGAGAAGATCTACGTTCTCCTCCGCAGGCAGGCCCAGCAAGCAAGCAAATAA